The proteins below are encoded in one region of Corvus hawaiiensis isolate bCorHaw1 chromosome 3, bCorHaw1.pri.cur, whole genome shotgun sequence:
- the LOC125323408 gene encoding uncharacterized protein LOC125323408 isoform X1 — protein sequence MKKKGMETQKDEHPSVEKPVKKRSDGSKKPQATLPSSKRVKSTSDGRRLRRPKAQVTLPPAVEETEPLQKLYNLLEAKEFKTRMEGVALLLDLCKSSPQLVSTNTVQIFDYFVPRLGDTHKKVKQKALDVLAEIVGILKDGLNPVIICLVEGITNNLNSKDPGVYAAAVKALEESMAHLGKAEPWHGLSSSVSLPLRVKRTLSALTAVVVCGNLQLTSTRSCAGAVLTHQSPSRLECASAFPKSPRSPWLCAACLKRKCWTTALLEFRAKGIFGVCLGPS from the exons GGGATGGAAACGCAGAAGGATGAACACCCATCTGTCgagaagcctgtgaagaagaggagcgatggctcgaagaagccccaggccacattgccttctagtaaacg ggTGAAGTCTACCTCTGATGGACGCCGCCTACGCCGCCCAAAAGCCCAGGTCACGTTACCTCCGGCTGTGGAAGAAACGGAGCCGCTCCAGAAGCTGTACaatctcctggaagccaaggagtttaagacacggatggaaggagtggcactcctcctagacctgtgcaaaagcagcccccagctcgtcTCCACTAACACTGTCCAA atttttgattattttgtcccGAGACTTGGTGATACgcacaagaaagtgaagcagaaggcgCTGGACGTGCTGGCTGAAATCGTAGGCATCCTGAAAGATGGCTTAAACCCGGTGATCATCTGTCTGGttgaaggaataacaaacaaCCTAAACTCAAAGGACCCCGGGGTTTATGCCGCAGCTGTGAAAGCGCTGGAAGAATCCATGGCTCACTTAGgtaaggctgagccctggcatggactctcctcaagtgtgtctctgcctctgcgagtcaagagaacgctgagtgccttgacagctgttgttgtctgtggaaacctccagctgacatccaccagaagctgtgcaggtgcagtccTTACGCACCAGTCCCCCAGCAGGCTTGAATGTGCatcagcatttcccaaaagtcccaggagcccttggctctgtgctgcttgtctgaagaggaagtgctggactacagctttgctggaattcagggccaaagggatttttggagtttgCCTGGGCCCCAGTTGA
- the LOC125323408 gene encoding TOG array regulator of axonemal microtubules protein 2-like isoform X2, producing the protein MKKKGMETQKDEHPSVEKPVKKRSDGSKKPQATLPSSKRVKSTSDGRRLRRPKAQVTLPPAVEETEPLQKLYNLLEAKEFKTRMEGVALLLDLCKSSPQLVSTNTVQIFDYFVPRLGDTHKKVKQKALDVLAEIVGILKDGLNPVIICLVEGITNNLNSKDPGVYAAAVKALEESMAHLALVAWVYPRSPEVVQRYALPVLWSFLGNKALPVRSANVRTVVTKLACALYKVMGAKLRKHAASQPPHVRENLSDILGW; encoded by the exons GGGATGGAAACGCAGAAGGATGAACACCCATCTGTCgagaagcctgtgaagaagaggagcgatggctcgaagaagccccaggccacattgccttctagtaaacg ggTGAAGTCTACCTCTGATGGACGCCGCCTACGCCGCCCAAAAGCCCAGGTCACGTTACCTCCGGCTGTGGAAGAAACGGAGCCGCTCCAGAAGCTGTACaatctcctggaagccaaggagtttaagacacggatggaaggagtggcactcctcctagacctgtgcaaaagcagcccccagctcgtcTCCACTAACACTGTCCAA atttttgattattttgtcccGAGACTTGGTGATACgcacaagaaagtgaagcagaaggcgCTGGACGTGCTGGCTGAAATCGTAGGCATCCTGAAAGATGGCTTAAACCCGGTGATCATCTGTCTGGttgaaggaataacaaacaaCCTAAACTCAAAGGACCCCGGGGTTTATGCCGCAGCTGTGAAAGCGCTGGAAGAATCCATGGCTCACTTAG CGCTTGTGGCATGGGTTTATCCCAGGAGCCCCGAAGTCGTCCAGCGCTacgccctgcccgtgctctggTCCTTCCTGGGGAACAAGGCGCTGCCTGTCCGAAGCGCCAATGTCCGCACTGTGGTCACCAAGCTTGCCTGCGCCCTCTACAAGGTGATGGGCGCCAAGCTGAGGAagcatgctgccagccagcctccgCATGTGCGGGAAAACCTCTCCGACATTTTGGGCTGGTGA